A single window of Streptomyces cathayae DNA harbors:
- a CDS encoding HAMP domain-containing sensor histidine kinase, translating to MSDRMSTRTWRTARMRKAAGTRRTVPEAPTADETPAAGPGAGPRRFLRAALARIPLPLRGLRPRLLASFVLVAVASALGTGALAFREARTGVLQQSQDSVINRFRTSVDAVAPSIPLAPDRSDLQFAVDQVLYANRSSGWRIMATYGGHRAYAPSAGFVEPSPEMLRSVRDRRVAVFQRMNVDGRPRLVVGMPVTYTSGEGTEPRLSGFVMYLEVPQTTEEGYVEAMVSGIERATLVALCLAVVLALLAASGVLRPVRALRRATRRMAAGHLDVRLDVTGSDELADLSQSFNETAAELERTVRELRRLEAQGRRFVADVSHELRTPLAAMSAVTDVLDLEGEGETGEALRLISEGTNRLSGLVNDLMEISRFDAGAAELNRDEIDLAESVRRTVASRWRQEQVETRLPGPGELRARVDPRRLDVVTANLIGNALRHGEPPVRLTMGVRVDGAGMAWAVIEVTDNGPGIAEEAMLHIFERFYKASTSRARSESNGLGLAITAENVRLHGGRIRAANLPRGGAVFTVELPLHRDDTDTEADGGTR from the coding sequence ATGAGCGACCGGATGTCCACGCGGACGTGGAGGACCGCGCGGATGCGGAAGGCCGCCGGGACGCGGAGAACCGTGCCCGAGGCCCCCACGGCCGACGAGACCCCCGCCGCCGGCCCGGGGGCCGGCCCCCGGCGGTTCCTCCGGGCGGCCCTGGCGCGCATCCCGCTCCCCCTGCGCGGCCTGCGCCCCCGCCTGCTGGCGTCCTTCGTCCTGGTGGCCGTGGCCAGCGCCCTGGGCACCGGGGCCCTCGCCTTCCGCGAGGCGCGCACGGGGGTGCTCCAGCAGAGCCAGGACTCCGTCATCAACCGGTTCCGTACGAGCGTCGACGCCGTCGCGCCCAGCATCCCCCTGGCCCCGGACCGGTCGGACCTCCAGTTCGCGGTGGACCAGGTGCTGTACGCGAACCGTTCGTCGGGCTGGCGGATCATGGCCACGTACGGTGGCCACCGCGCCTACGCGCCGAGCGCCGGTTTCGTCGAGCCGAGCCCCGAAATGCTCCGGTCCGTCCGGGACCGACGTGTCGCGGTGTTCCAGCGGATGAACGTCGACGGGCGTCCTCGTCTCGTCGTCGGCATGCCCGTCACGTACACCTCGGGCGAGGGCACGGAGCCCAGGCTCTCCGGGTTCGTGATGTATCTGGAGGTCCCGCAGACCACCGAGGAGGGGTACGTCGAGGCCATGGTCAGCGGCATCGAGCGGGCCACCCTGGTGGCCCTGTGCCTCGCCGTCGTCCTGGCGTTGCTCGCCGCGAGCGGCGTACTGCGACCCGTACGGGCGTTGCGCCGGGCAACGCGCCGGATGGCCGCGGGGCACCTCGACGTACGGCTGGACGTCACCGGTTCCGACGAACTGGCCGATCTCTCCCAGTCCTTCAACGAGACGGCGGCCGAACTGGAGCGAACCGTACGGGAGCTGCGTCGCCTGGAGGCCCAGGGACGCCGCTTCGTGGCGGACGTCTCCCACGAACTGCGCACGCCGCTGGCGGCGATGTCGGCGGTCACCGACGTGCTGGACCTGGAGGGGGAAGGGGAGACCGGTGAGGCGCTGCGGCTCATCAGCGAGGGAACGAACCGGCTGAGCGGATTGGTGAACGACCTGATGGAGATCTCCCGTTTCGACGCGGGGGCGGCCGAACTCAACCGGGACGAGATCGACCTGGCCGAGTCCGTACGGCGCACCGTCGCCTCCCGGTGGCGGCAGGAGCAGGTGGAGACCCGGCTGCCCGGACCGGGTGAGCTCCGCGCGCGCGTCGATCCGCGCAGACTCGACGTGGTGACGGCCAATCTGATCGGCAACGCGCTGCGGCACGGAGAGCCGCCCGTGCGGCTGACCATGGGGGTACGGGTTGACGGGGCGGGCATGGCGTGGGCCGTCATCGAGGTGACCGACAACGGACCGGGGATCGCCGAGGAGGCCATGCTGCACATCTTCGAGCGGTTCTACAAGGCGAGCACCTCACGGGCCAGGAGCGAGAGCAACGGGCTGGGTCTGGCCATCACGGCGGAGAACGTGCGCCTGCACGGGGGGCGCATCCGGGCGGCGAACCTGCCCCGGGGCGGCGCGGTGTTCACGGTCGAACTCCCGCTGCACCGCGACGACACCGACACCGAGGCCGACGGGGGCACCCGTTGA
- a CDS encoding DUF3152 domain-containing protein, translating into MHSARQRQSAPPTGSTAAGHRAGRRRRSSRRRGRPRHRGRNLLIGLLVAAGLLGPAAYFLGGGRSDAPSGAPQPRSTHVTSTPTPTPTPTPTPTPTPSPSASRTEIDVPPTGSGTFVTAQAGGEAVGSGSRPVRYVVEVEIGLDISPSQAANEIADILTAPRGWTHDPDNAFQLVSAGSPHDITIRIATPATADALCWAGIQQDTGGEYNCEVPGGVVVNLKRWVKGSPTFDGPIHDYRALIINHEMGHFLGHSHVTCGGAGQLAPVMMQQIKGLHGCVANAWPYDEKGDLVTGPPV; encoded by the coding sequence ATGCATTCGGCACGACAGCGGCAGTCCGCACCCCCCACCGGCAGCACCGCGGCCGGTCACCGCGCCGGCCGCCGGCGCCGGTCCTCCCGTCGCCGGGGACGGCCGCGCCACCGGGGCCGGAACCTGCTGATCGGCCTGCTGGTGGCCGCCGGCCTACTGGGCCCGGCGGCGTATTTCCTGGGAGGCGGGCGGAGCGACGCGCCGAGCGGTGCGCCGCAACCGCGGAGCACGCACGTCACCTCCACTCCCACTCCAACTCCCACACCCACCCCCACACCCACACCGACCCCCTCCCCCTCCGCGAGCCGGACCGAGATCGACGTCCCCCCGACGGGCAGCGGGACGTTCGTCACCGCGCAGGCCGGTGGGGAGGCGGTGGGCAGCGGCTCCCGCCCGGTGCGCTACGTCGTGGAGGTCGAGATCGGCCTCGACATCTCGCCGTCCCAGGCGGCGAACGAGATCGCCGACATACTCACCGCCCCGCGGGGCTGGACCCACGACCCGGACAACGCGTTCCAGCTGGTGAGCGCGGGATCGCCGCACGACATCACGATAAGGATCGCGACACCGGCGACGGCGGACGCCCTGTGCTGGGCGGGCATCCAGCAGGACACCGGAGGCGAGTACAACTGCGAGGTTCCCGGAGGGGTGGTGGTGAACCTCAAGCGCTGGGTCAAGGGCTCGCCCACCTTCGACGGACCGATCCATGACTACCGGGCGCTGATCATCAACCACGAGATGGGGCACTTCCTCGGTCACTCGCACGTGACCTGCGGGGGCGCCGGGCAACTGGCCCCCGTGATGATGCAGCAGATCAAGGGCCTGCACGGCTGCGTCGCCAACGCCTGGCCCTACGACGAGAAGGGTGACCTCGTCACCGGGCCGCCCGTATGA
- a CDS encoding response regulator transcription factor, with protein MPRVLIVEDDQDVRRAVQLGLRHQGHEVFAVETGEEGLEQLLPFRPDVVVLDLMLPGISGLDVCRRIRDRDQVPIIMVTARGDDIDVVVGLETGADDYVVKPVQARVLDARIRAVLRRQDASLPDGTRPRAETHGELVVDRAGLVVTHRGEPVTLAPSELRLLLTLSASPGQVFSRQQLLEAVWEHSYHGDIRLVDACVKRLRNKLGEGRNPRYVQTVRGFGYRFGTS; from the coding sequence ATGCCACGGGTCCTGATCGTCGAAGACGACCAAGATGTCCGCAGGGCCGTCCAACTGGGTCTGCGGCACCAGGGGCATGAGGTCTTCGCCGTGGAAACGGGGGAGGAAGGGCTGGAACAGCTCCTCCCCTTCCGGCCGGACGTCGTCGTGCTCGATCTCATGCTGCCCGGCATCTCCGGCCTGGACGTGTGCCGCCGGATCAGGGACCGCGACCAGGTGCCGATCATCATGGTGACGGCCCGGGGAGACGACATCGACGTGGTCGTGGGACTGGAGACCGGTGCGGACGACTACGTGGTGAAGCCCGTGCAGGCCCGGGTGCTCGACGCACGGATACGGGCCGTACTGCGCAGACAGGACGCGTCGCTGCCGGACGGCACCCGTCCCCGGGCGGAGACGCACGGCGAGCTGGTCGTCGACCGTGCCGGGCTCGTGGTGACGCACCGCGGCGAACCCGTCACCCTCGCCCCCTCCGAACTGAGGCTGCTGCTGACCCTGTCGGCCTCGCCCGGCCAGGTGTTCAGCCGACAGCAACTGCTGGAAGCGGTCTGGGAACACAGCTACCACGGCGACATACGGCTCGTGGACGCCTGCGTGAAGCGACTGCGCAACAAGCTCGGCGAGGGCAGGAATCCCCGTTACGTGCAGACCGTACGCGGATTCGGTTACCGCTTCGGCACCTCATGA